ACCTTCCCCGTCAACGGGCGCTTCTCCGGCCCGCAGCGCGCGCTCTACGACCTCGTGGTGGCCGCGCAGGAGGCCGCCATCGCGCAAACCCGGCCGGGCGTCCCGTACAACGTGCCGCACGATGCCGCCACGCGCGTGCTGGCGCAGGGCATGCTCGACACCGGCCTGCTGGACGCGAACCGGGTCGGCACGCTCGACGACGTGCTCGCCGGCGGCCAGTACCGCCAGTTCTACATGCACCGCACCGGCCACTGGCTGGGCATGGACGTGCACGACGTGGGCGAATACCGCACGCCCGGCGCGGCGCCCGTCCAGGGCGAGCGCCCGTGGCGCCCGCTCGAGGCCGGCATGGTGCTGACCGTCGAGCCCGGCCTCTACGTGCGTCCGGCGCCGGACGTGCCTGAGGCGTTCTGGCACATCGGCATCCGCATCGAGGACGATGCCATCGTCACGCCGCAGGGCTGCGAGCTGATCACGCGCGATGTGCCGGTGGCCGCGGACGACATCGAAGCGCTGATGCGCAGCCAGGCATGACCGATACCGCGGCGGCCACGCCGGACTTCGACATCGCCATCGTCGGCGCCGGGCCGGTCGGCCTGGCGCTGGCCAACTGGCTGCTGCGCGACACCGACTGGCGCATCGCCCTGTTCGATGCCCGCGACGCCGAGGCCGCCGCCCGCGACCCGCGCGCGCTGGCGCTGTCGCACGGCTCGCGCGTGCTGCTCGAAGCGATCGGCGGCTGGCCGGCGCGCGCCACGCCGATCACGCATATCCACGTCTCGCAGCGCGGCCACTTCGGCCAGACCCACATCCGCCGCGAGGACTACGACATCCCCGCGCTCGGCCACGTCGTCCAGTACGGCGACCTGAGCGCCGCGCTCAACGCGGCGCTGGCCACGCAGGTGCAGCGCTACCCGGACCGGCTCGCACGCTACGACCACACGCCGGTCGAGCGCGTCGAGCAGTTGCCCCGCGCCGACGGCTCCGTGGCGCCGGCGCGCGTGCGGGCGGCGCGCGAAGGGCGGCACCCGCTGGCCGTCGAAACCGCGGTCGTCATCCAGGCCGAAGGCGGCCTGTTCGACGATGCGCGCCGGCAGGCCGCGAGGTCGTCGTACCTGCATCACACGCGGCACCGCGACTACGGCCAGACCGCCATCGTCGCCCACGTGCGCTGCGCCGCGCCGCTCGAAGGCTGGGCGTGGGAGCGCTTCACCACCGAAGGGCCGCTCGCGCTGCTGCCGCAGCACGACGCGGACGGCCCCGGCTACGCGCTGGTCTGGTGCTGCGCGCCCGACCAGGCGCGCCGCCGTGCCGGCCTGCCCGATGCGGCCTTCCTGGCGGAGCTGGGTGCGGCCTTCGGCGAGCGCATGGGACGCTTCACGCAGGTCGGCCCGCGCCACACCTTCGCGCTCGGGCTGCACGCCCGGCGTACGCCGGTCGACCGCCGCGTGGTCGCCATCGGCAATGCCGCGCAGACCATCCACCCGGTCGCCGGCCAGGGCTTCAACCTGGGCCTGCGCGACGCCTTCGAACTGGCGCGTGCGCTGCGCGACGCCGTCACGCCGGCCGCGCTCGCGCGCTTTGCCCGCGAACGCGCGTTCGACCGCGCCGTCACCATCGGCCTGACCGACCTGCTGCCGCGCGCCTTTGCCGTGCCGGGCCGGCCGGTCGGGCACCTGCGCGGCATCGCGCTGACACTGCTCGAATGCGTGCCGCCGCTCAAGCACGAACTGGCGCGGCAGATGATGTTCGGGCAACGGGGCTAGCGCCGCCATCCAGCTTATGCACAACGACACAGCGGCCCCGGCCGGGCGACGGGCCATCACGGTGGTGGGCGCCGGCATCGTCGGCGTGTCATGCGCCTTGCAGCTGCAGCGCGACGGCCACCGGGTCACCCTGCTGGACCAGGCGGGCATCGGCGAAGGATGCTCGTACGGCAATGCCGGCTGCCTCAGCGTGGCATCGGTGGTGGCGATGGCGCTGCCGGGCATGCTCGCGCAGGTGCCCAAATGGCTGGCGGACCCGCTGGGGCCGCTGACGGTGCGCTGGTCCTACCTGCCGCGCGCGCTGCCGTGGCTGCTCAAGTGGATCCGCGCCGGCACCGAGGCGCGAGCGCGCGCCGTGGCGCGGCCGCTGGCCGACCTCTTCAGCGCGACCTATCCCGGCTACCGCGGCCTGCTGGAGCCCGCCCAGTACGACGACCTGATCCGCGCCACCGGCCACCTGTACGTGTGGCGCACGCTGGCGCGCGGCCCGGGCGAGGTGCTGGCGCAATCCATCCGCGACGCCACCGGCGTGCGCTCACAGGCACTGAGCGCGGGCGAAGTCCGCGAGCTGGAGCCGGCCCTCGCCGGCGACATCCGGTCCGGCCTGCTGCTGCCGGACAACGGCTTCACCTGCAACCCGGAGCGGCTGGTCAAGACGCTCGCGGCCCATTTCGTCGCGGCCGGCGGCACCGTACTGCGGCGCAAGGTGCTGGACTTCGCGCTGGGCGAGCGCGGCCCCACCCGCCTGTACACCGACTGCGGTTCGCTACCGGTCTCGACGCTGGTGATCTGCGCGGGCGCGTGGTCGATGCGGCTGGGCGCCAGGCTCACCGGCGTGCGCATCCCGCTCGACACGGAGCGCGGCTACCACGCCATGCTGCGCGCGCCGACGGTGCAGCCCTCGCGGCCGGTCATGGACTGCGAGCGCAAGTTCATCGCCACGCCGATGGAAGACGGCTTGCGCATCGCCGGCACGGTGGAGATCGGCGGCCTGGACATCCCACCCGACTTCCGCCGCGCCGATACGCTGACCCGGCACGGCCAGGCGCTGTTCCCGGGCCTCGCCTTCACCGGCGACAGCGCCTGGATGGGCTATCGGCCCTCCATTCCCGACAGCCTGCCCGTGATCGACCGCTCCGAGCGGTTCCCCGATGTCTTCTTCGCCTTCGGCCACGGTCACCTGGGCATGACGGGGGCGCCGGGCACCGGCCGGCTGATCGCCGATCTGGTTGCCGGCCGGCCGCCGTTCATCGATGCCCGCCCCTACGGCCTGCAACGTTTTGACTGAGGCACGACGGACGCTAGGGCGGCGCAGGTGATTGACGATCACCTTTTTTTGCGGATCGTGGCGGCAATTGACGTGATGACGGCATGCCGCCGCTGCCCGAGTCCCAAAACGGGACTACGCATGCGCTCATGCGAATCGTTGCGAAGAAAAACCTGCCGGCATTCTGCGCGAAGCACCCAGGAGCCAAGCCCTCCCGGCTAGCCTGGCATGCCGAAGCCGCCCGGGCCACGTGGAAGACGCCGCAGGACATCAAGGCTCACTACGCTTCGGCCAGCTTCATGGGGCGCAATCGCGTCGTGTTCAACATCGGCGGGAACAACTACCGCCTGATCGTGGCGATCGCATTCCAGATCGGCGTGGTGCGCGTGAAGTTTGTTGGCACGCATGCCGAGCACGGCCGTATCGACGCGGCAACCGTGGAATTGGAGTCAGGCAATGGACATCCGACCGCTGCATACCGAAAAAGACTACAACGAGGCGCTCGCCATCGTTTCGGCGCTCGTCGATGCGGATCCTGCGCCCGGCACGCCGGACGGTGATCGCCTGGAGATTCTGTCCACGCTCATTGAGCGCTACGAGGCCACGCATTTTCCCCTCGAGCATCCGACGGCGATCGAGGCCATCCGTTTTCGCATGGAGCAGGGCGGTCTGACTGCCCGGGACATGCAGCCGTATATCGGCAAGACGAATCGAGTGTACGAGGTGCTCAATGGCAAGCGCGGGCTGAGCCTGGAGATGATCCGTCGTCTGCATGCAGGCCTGCATATCCCCGCCGAGGTTCTGATCGCCTGACCCATCGACTCGGGCCATGGTCGTCAGCGTGCCGGAGTCGTCCTGTATCGCGCCGCTCTGCCGCCCGCCTCGGTGGCAAGCCAGCCCACACCCGCGCCCCAAACACCGCACCGGATGCGCCGCCGCATAGCTTGTGCACAACATTTAGGCAATCCGGCGGTTTGGCGGTAAAATCCCGTCCTCGCATTTTTGACTCCCCGTCGTTCCGCCTGCCCGGGCGGAAGGGGCCGCTTTTTCGTTTCTTGGTCTTCGCTTCTTCGGATCCCGCCTTGCAGATCGGACCGCATCTCCTGCGCAACAACCTGTTCGTCGCCCCCATGGCGGGCGTGACGGACCGCCCGTTCCGCCAGCTGTGCAAGCGGCTGGGCGCCGGCTATGCGGTCTCGGAGATGGTGGCGTCCAACGCGCAGCTGTGGAAGAGCGAGAAGACCATGCGCCGCGCCAACCACACCGGCGAGGTCGAGCCGATCGCCGTGCAGATCGCCGGCGCCGAGCCGATGATGATGGCCGAGGCCGCGCGCTACAACGTCGAGCGCGGCGCGCAGATCATCGACATCAACATGGGCTGCCCGGCCAAGAAGGTGTGCAACGTGGCGGCCGGCTCGGCCCTGCTGCAGAACGAGCCGCTGGTGGCGCGCATCGTCGAGGCGGTGGTCGGCGCGGTGGGCGGCCGCGTGCCGGTCACGCTCAAGATCCGCACCGGCTGGGACCGCGAGCACCGCAACGCGCTGACGGTCGCGCGCATCGCGCAGGAAGCCGGCATCAGCATGCTGACCGTGCACGGCCGCACCCGCGCCGACTTGTACCACGGCGAGGCCGAGTACGAGACCATCGCCGCGGTCAAGGCCTCGGTGCGCATCCCGGTGGTCGCCAACGGCGACATCGGCACGCCGGCCAAGGCCCGGCACGTGCTGGAGGTGACCGGCGCCGACGCCATCATGATCGGCCGCGCCGCCCAGGGGCGCCCGTGGCTGTTCCGCGAGATCGAGCACTTCCTGAAGACCGGCACGCTGCTGCCGGCGCCGGAGGTCGAAGAGATCCGCGGCATCATGAACACGCACCTGGAAGAGCATTACGCGTTCTACGGCGAGTACACCGGCGTGCGCACCGCGCGCAAGCACATCGCCTGGTACACGCGGGGGCTGGCGGGCGCCAACCTGTTCCGCCACCGCATGAACACCATCGAAGACACCGCGGCCCAGCTGGCCGCCGTCAATGCCTTCTTCGACGAGCAGCGCGCGCTGTCCGACCGCCTGGTCTACACGGACCAGGACGATGCCGCGGGCGGCCCTCCCACGACGGGCAACAACAACGACAACAAGGAACTGCTTGCCGCATGAGCCGCAACCCCATCGAACGCTGCATCCGGGACAGCCTGGATACGTACTACCGCGACCTGGACGGCGAGAACCCGTCCAACGTCTACGACATGGTGCTGCAGGCCATCGAGCGGCCGCTGCTGGAGACCGTGATGGAATGGGCCTCCAACAACCAGTCGCTGGCCGCCGATTATCTCGGCATCAACCGCAACACGCTGCGCAAGAAACTGCAGCAGCACGGACTGCTCTGAGGCGGCCCGGCACCGTGCCCCGCCGCATCCCGATTTTCCTTTCCTGACGGCGCCTCGCCGCGCCCCATCCGCCTGACGGCGTTTCCACCATGATCCAGCAAGCTCTGCTTTCCGTTTCCGACAAGACCGGCATCGTCGACTTTGCCCGTGCGCTGCACGGCGCGGGCGTCAAGCTCCTCTCCACCGGCGGCACCGCCAAGCTGCTCGCCGAGTCCGGCCTGCCCGTGACGGAAGTGGCCGACTACACCGGCTTCCCGGAAATGCTCGACGGCCGCGTCAAGACCTTGCACCCGAAGGTGCACGGCGGCATCCTGGCCCGCCGCGACCTGCCCGAACACATGGCGGCGCTGTCCCAGCACGGCATCCCGACCATCGACCTGCTGGTGGTGAACCTGTATCCGTTCCAGCAGACCGTCGCCAAGGATGAATGCTCGCTGGCCGATGCCATCGAAAACATCGACATCGGCGGCCCGACCATGCTGCGCTCGGCCGCCAAGAACCACCGCGACGTGACGGTGATCGTCGATCCGGCCGACTACGCCACCGTGCTGGCCGAGATGCAGGCCAACGGCAACACGGTCGGCTACGACACCAACTTCATGCTGGCCAAGAAAGTGTTCGCGCACACCGCGCAGTACGACGGCGCCATCACCAACTACCTGACCAGCCTGGGACAGGACAAGTCGCACAGCACCCGCAGCCAGTATCCGCAGACGCTGAACCTGGCCTTCGAGCAGGTGCAGGAGATGCGCTACGGCGAGAACCCGCACCAGTCCGCCGCCTTCTACCGCGACCTGAAGGCCGTGGACGGCGCGCTGGCCAACTACGCGCAGCTGCAGGGCAAGGAGCTGTCGTACAACAACATCGCCGATGCCGATGCGGCGTGGGAGTGCGTGAAATCGTTCGACCCGGCCAAGGGCGCGGCGTGCGTCATCATCAAGCACGCCAACCCGTGCGGCGTGGCCATCGGCGGCACCGCGCAGGAAGCCTACGAGAAGGCCTTCAAGACCGACTCGACCTCGGCCTTCGGCGGCATCATCGCCTTCAACGTGCCGCTGGACGAAGCGGCCGCGCAGGTGGTGGCCAAGCAGTTCGTCGAAGTGCTGATCGCGCCGGGCTTCTCCGCGGGCGCACGCACGGTATTCGCGGCCAAGCAGAACGTGCGCCTGCTGGAAATTCCGCTGGGCAAGGGCGTCAACGCCTACGACTTCAAGCGCGTCGGCGGCGGCCTGCTGGTGCAGAGCCCGGATGCCAAGAACGTGCAGTCGGCCGAGCTGCGCGTGGTCACCAAGCGCCACCCGACCCCGAAGGAGATGGACGACCTGCTGTTCGCCTGGCGCGTCGCCAAGTTCGTCAAGTCCAACGCCATCGTGTTCTGCGGCGGCGGCATGACGCTGGGCGTGGGCGCCGGCCAGATGAGCCGCGTGGACTCGGCCCGCATCGCCAGCATCAAGGCGCAGAACGCGGGCCTGATGCTGTCGGGCTCGGCGGTGGCATCGGACGCCTTCTTCCCGTTCCGCGACGGCCTGGACGTGGTGGTCGACGCCGGCGCCTCGTGCGTGATCCAGCCGGGCGGCTCGGTGCGCGATGACGAAGTGATCGCCGCCGCCGACGAGCGCAACGTGGCCATGATCTTCACCGGCACACGCCACTTCCGCCACTAAGCCACTAAGCATCACCCGCGGCTCCACCGCGCAACGGGGCAAGGCGTAGACTGTCGCCTGCCCCGTTTTTCTTTTGCCTGTCCCCTTCATGCGCATCCTCGGCATCGACCCCGGCCTTCGCACCACCGGCTTCGGCGTGCTCGAGCGGCACGGCCACCAATTGGTCTACGTCGCCTCGGGCACGATCAAGAGCGACGGCAACGCCGACCTGCCCAGCCGCCTGAAGACGCTGTACGACGGCGTGTCGGAGCTGGTGCGCACCTACCGGCCGGATTGCGCCTCCATCGAAAAGGTGTTCGTCAACGTCAACCCGCAGTCGACGCTGCTGCTGGGCCAGGCGCGCGGTGCAGTGATCTGCGGGCTGATGAGCGGCAACCTGCCGGTGTTCGAATACACCGCGCTGCAACTGAAGCAGGCCGTGGTCGGCTACGGCCGCGCCAACAAGGATCAGGTGCAGGACATGGTGGTGCGCCTGCTCAACCTGGAAGGCCGGCCCGGCACCGATGCGGCCGACGCGCTGGGCGTGGCGATCTGCCATGCGCACGGCGGCGAAACCCTGGCCGCCATGGCCGGACTGGCGCCGCAGCTGGCGCGCAAGGGCCTGCGCGTGCGGCGCGGCCGGCTGGTCGGCTAAGCCGCGCGCGAGCGCTCCCAAAACGCCGGCTGGCTGGCACCGGGCAGCACGGCCGTCTACCATGCGGAAGACCCCGTCTGCAGGAGGCCCCCCGGATGCCGCGCCGCTTCGCTCTGCTGTGCCCGCTGATGTTGACGACCGCCATCGCACTGTCGGCCTGCCGGCTGGAATACAATCACGGCGGCAACCACGGCGACACCACGCCCATCGCCACCGTCCAGGTGATCGGCCATCGCGGCGCCCCGGCGTTGCGCCCGGAGCACACGCTGGCGTCATACCAGAAGGCCATCGACGATGGCGCCGACATCATCGAGCCGGACCTCGTCGCCACCCAGGACGGCGTGCTGGTCGCGCGCCACGAAAACGAGATCTCCGGCACCACCAACGTGGCCGACCTGCCGCAGTTCGCCGGCCGCCGCGCCACCAAGACCATCGACGGCCAGAGCGTCAGCGGCTGGTTCACGGAAGACTTCACGCTGGCCGAACTGAAGACCCTGCGCGCCCGCGAGCGCATCCCCGACATCCGCCCGGACAACACGGCCTACAACGACCAGTTCGACATCCCGACGCTGGCCGAGATCATCGCGCTCGCCCGCGACCAGTCGGCCCTGCGCGGCCGCAACATCGGCCTCTACCCCGAGACCAAGCACCCGACCTATTTCCAGTCGATCGGCCTGCCGCTGGAAGACCGGCTGATCGCCGCGCTGCGCCAGGACGATTTCACGGCCAGCCGGACCACGGTCCATATCCAGTCGTTCGAAGTCGCCAACCTGAAGTCGATCCGCAACCGGATCGGCGGCAGCCAGCCCAACTGGAAGCTCGTGCAGCTGCTGGGCACCGCCACCCAGCGCCCCTACGACTTCACGGTGGCCAACGACGCCCGCACCTACGCCGACCTGATGACCGACCAGGGCCTGCGCGACATCGCCGCCTATGCCAACGGCGTCGGGCCGGACAAGAACAGCGTGATCGCGCTGGACGCCAACGGCGCGCTGACCGACCCCAGCGACCTCATCCGCAATGCCCACAGCGCCGGCCTCGTGGTGCACCCGTACACGTTCCGGCCCGAGAACATCTTCCTGCCGGCCGCGCTGCGCAGCGGTGCGGACAACGCGCGCAACGTGAGCGGCTCGATCCAGGAAATCCAGGCCTTCCTGCGCGCGGGCGTCGACGGCTTCTTCACCGACGACCCGGCGGTCGGCAGGCAGGCCGTGGACACCCTCCAGCGCTAGCGCCGGCCCGGCATCGGCTACACTGCGTGCCGTTTTGGGAGAACCTCATCCATGATCGGACGCATCGCCGGGACGCTGATCGAAAAGAACCCGCCGCACCTGCTGGTCGACTGCCACGGCGTCGGCTATGAAATCGACGTGCCGATGAGCACGTTCTACAACCTGCCCGCCACCGGCGAGAAGGTCGCGCTGCTCACCCAGCAGATCGTGCGCGAGGATGCGCACCTGCTGTACGGCTTCGGCACCGCCGCCGAGCGCGAGACCTTCCGTCAGCTCATCAAGATCTCCGGCATCGGCGCGCGCATCGCGCTGGCGGTGCTGTCGGGCATGTCGGTGGCCGAACTGGCGCAGGCCGTGACGCTGCAGGAAGCCGGACGGCTGACGCGCATTCCCGGCATCGGCAAAAAGACCGCCGAGCGCCTGCTGCTCGAACTCAAGGGCAAGCTCGGCGCCGACCTGGGCGCGGTGCCGGGCGGTCCGGCCGTGTCGGACGATGCGGTCGATGTGCTCAACGCCCTGCTGGCGCTGGGCTACTCCGACAAGGAAGCCGCGCAGGCCATCAAGCAGGTGCCGGCCGGCACCGGCGTCTCCGAAGGCATCAAGCTGGCGCTCAAGGCCCTCTCCAAGGGCTGACGCCCCGGCGGCGCGAGACGGTAAAATGGCCCGTCCGCGGTCCCCCCGCGCCGTCTGCCCGCCATGATCGAAACCGACAAGCTCGCCGCCAAGGCCGTCTCCGCTGAACGCCTGATCTCGGCCTCGCCCGCCTCCCCCAACGAGGAGGCATTCGAGCGCGCGCTGCGCCCCAAGCTGCTCGACGAATACGTCGGCCAGGAAAAGGTGCGCGGCCAGCTCGATATCTTCATGACGGCGGCCAAGAAGCGCCGCGAGGCGCTCGACCACGTGCTGCTGTTCGGCCCGCCGGGCCTGGGCAAGACGACGCTGGCGCACATCATCGCCCGCGAGATGGGCGTCAACCTGCGCCAGACCTCGGGCCCCGTGCTGGAGCGCCCGGGCGACCTGGCCGCGCTGCTGACCAACCTCGAAGCCAACGACGTCCTCTTCATCGACGAGATCCATCGACTCTCGCCGGTGGTGGAGGAAATCCTGTATCCGGCGCTCGAGGACTACCAGATCGACATCATGATCGGCGAAGGCCCGGCAGCCCGCTCGGTCAAGCTCGATCTGCAGCCGTTCACGCTGGTGGGCGCCACCACGCGCGCCGGCATGCTGACCAACCCGCTGCGCGACCGCTTCGGCATCGTCGCCCGGCTCGAGTTCTATACGCCGACGGAGCTCGCGCGCATCGTCACGCGCTCGGCCGGCCTGCTCGACGCGCGCATCGCCGAAGACGGCGCGCTGGAGATCGCCAAGCGCTCGCGCGGCACGCCCCGCATCGCCAACCGCCTGCTGCGCCGCGTGCGCGACTACGCTGAAGTGAAAGCCGACGGCGTCATCACCCGCGCGGTGGCCGACGCGGCGCTGGCGATGCTCGACGTGGATGCGGTCGGCTTCGACCTGATGGACCGCAAGCTGCTGGAAGCCATCCTGCACAAGTTCAACGGCGGCCCGGTCGGCATCGACAACCTGGCCGCCGCCATCGGCGAGGAGCGCGACACCATCGAAGACGTGCTCGAGCCCTACCTGATCCAGCAGGGCTACCTGCAGCGCACGCCGCGCGGGCGCGTCGCCACGGCATCGGCCTACCAGCACTTCGGGCTGGGCGCGCCGAAGGCCGGTCCGGCGCGCGACCTGTGGGACAACAACGCCTAGCCGATCAGCCGCAGCATCGGCGCATCGGCTGCATGCCGCCCCGGCCGCGGGTCTGAGGCCGCCCTACGGTACGCGCCGATCCACTTCGTCGAGCACCAGCAGGTCCAGGTGCGCGACATCCCCCCACTGCAGCACGGTCAGCTGGTGCCCGTCGGACGACAGCCGGTTGATGCTGGCATTGCGCAGCGCGTGCTGGCGCGGCTCGGTGAGCGTCATGGCGTTGGCGTGCCGGTACAGGCAATCGAGCACACCGCCATGGCTGACCAGCGCGATGCGCTCGCCCGGATGGCGGCGGATCAGCCGCAGCGCCGCATCCACCGCGCGCGCGTGGAACCCGGCCAGCGTCTCGCCGCCGCCGGGCGGGGCGAATTCCGGCACGCGGCTCTGCCACGCCTCGAATTCCGCCGGATGGCGCTCGGCCACCTCGGCATAGGTCAGCCCTTCGAACCCGCCGTAGCAGCGTTCGCGCAGGCCGGTGTCATCGCGCACAGCCTTGCCGACCTCGCCGGCCAATGCCTGCGCCGTCTCCCTGGCGCGCGACAGATCGCTGGCATAGATCGCATCGAACGGCTCGCGCGCCAGCGCCCGGCCCAGCTGCGCGGCCTGTTCGCGCCCCTGCGCATTGAGCGGCACGTCGAGCTGGCCCTGGAGCCGGCGCTCGCGGTTCCAGTCGGTCTCGCCGTGCCGCACCAGCACGATGTGGGTGATCTGCGGCATCGGCATGGGCATGGCGGCGGTGCGTGCCATCAGGACGTCTCCGCAGGGCTCGGGTTGAGCGTGCAGGTGCCGGTCACGGACGCCTCGGCCAGCGCGTGGCCCTCGACACATTCGACGGGAATCGGCGCGTCGCGGTGAATGACGTCGGAAGTCAGCTTCATCGTGCCCCTCCTGGTGATCAGGCGGATTTCGCGGTCTCGGCCTCGCCGGCGCGCACGGCCTGCGGCGCCACCTGCAGCCAGAACGTGACCGGGCCGTCGTTGACCAGCGACACCTGCATCATCGCGCCGAACTCGCCGGTCGCGACGATGGGATGCTGCTGCCGTGCCCGCGCCACGAAATGCTCATACAGGCGGCGGCCCACCTCGGGCGCCGCCGCCGGCGTGAAGCTCGGCCGCGTGCCGGACTTGGTATCGGCCGCCAGCGTGAACTGCGATACCACCAGCAAGCCGCCTGCCAGCCCGTTGCCGTCGATGTTGCGCACCGGCAGGTTCATCTTGCCCTGCGCATCGGAGAACACACGGTAGTTCAGCAGCTTCTCCAGCAGGCGGTCGGCCTCGGCGACGGTATCGCCACGCTCGGCGCACACCAGCGCCAGCAGGCCTGGCCCGATCTCGCCGACCACGCGGCCATCGACCCGCACCGCCGCCTGCGAGACGCGCTGGATCAGACCGATCACGACAGCACCACGCGCGCAAAGCGCCGCTTGCCCACCTGCATCACAAAGGTGCCGGCCTCGACCTTCAGCCCCTTGTCGCTGATGACGGTGCCGTCGATCTTCACCCCGCCCTGCTCGATATTGCGGTTGGCTTCCGAGGTGGACGGGCACAGGCCGGCCTGCTTGAGCAGTTGCGCGATGCCGATCGGCGCGCCCGACAGCTCGATCTGCGGAATGTCGTCCGGCACGCCGCCGCGCGCGCGGTGGTTGAAGTCCTCCAGCGCGCGCTCGGCATCGGCCTGGCTGTGGAAGCGCGCGATGATTTCTTGCGCCAGCAGCACCTTGCAGTCGCGCGGGTTGCGGCCCAGCGTCACTTCCTGCTTCATCAGGTCGATCTCGGCCAGCGGGCGGAACGACAGCAGCGTGTAGTACGTCCACATCAGGTCGTCGGAGATGCTCATCAGCTTGCCGAACATCTCGTTGGGCGCCTCGCTGATGCCGACGTAGTTGCCCTTGGACTTGGACATCTTCTCCACGCCGTCCAGGCCGACCAGCAGCGGCATCGTCAAGATGCACTGCGGCTCCTGGCCGTATTCCTTCTGCAATTCGCGGCCGACCAGCAGGTTGAATTTCTGGTCGGTCCCACCGAGCTCCAGGTCGGACTTCAGCGCCACCGAGTCATAGCCCTGCATCAGCGGGTAGAGGAATTCGTGCACCGAGATCGGCACACCCGCCTTGTAGCGCTTGGTGAAGTCGTCGCGCTCCATCATGCGGGCCACGGTGTACTTGGCGGCGAGCTGGATGATGCCGCGCGCGCCCAGCGGATCGCACCACTCGCTGTTGTAGCGGATCTCGGTCTTGCTCGGGTCCAGCACCATGCTGGCCTGGCGGTAGTAGGTCTGCGCGTTGGCCTCGATCTGCTCGCGCGTGAGCGGCGGGCGCGTGGCGTTGCGGCCCGACGGATCGCCGATGGTCGAGGTGAAATCGCCGATCAGGAAGATCACCTGGTGCCCCAGGTCCTGCAGCTGGCGCATCTTGTTGAGCACCACGGTGTGGCCGATGTGGATGTCGGGCGCGGTCGGGTCCAGGCCCAGCTTGATGCGCAGCGGCACGCCGGTGGCGGCGCTGCGGGCCAGCTTCTGCTCCCACTCCGCGGCGATCAGCAGTTCGTCGCAGCCGCGCTGCGTGACCTCCATCGCATGCAGCACCTCCGGCGTGACCGGGTACTTCGGTTTGCCCGGCGTGTTGTGTTCGGGAGCGGGAGCAGCGGAGGCGTCGGAAACGGTCATGGCAAATAAAAAAAGAGCCGCATGCGCCACAGCGGCACACGGTCGAGGCAATTCGGAAGAC
The sequence above is a segment of the Ralstonia nicotianae genome. Coding sequences within it:
- a CDS encoding glycerophosphodiester phosphodiesterase, with product MPRRFALLCPLMLTTAIALSACRLEYNHGGNHGDTTPIATVQVIGHRGAPALRPEHTLASYQKAIDDGADIIEPDLVATQDGVLVARHENEISGTTNVADLPQFAGRRATKTIDGQSVSGWFTEDFTLAELKTLRARERIPDIRPDNTAYNDQFDIPTLAEIIALARDQSALRGRNIGLYPETKHPTYFQSIGLPLEDRLIAALRQDDFTASRTTVHIQSFEVANLKSIRNRIGGSQPNWKLVQLLGTATQRPYDFTVANDARTYADLMTDQGLRDIAAYANGVGPDKNSVIALDANGALTDPSDLIRNAHSAGLVVHPYTFRPENIFLPAALRSGADNARNVSGSIQEIQAFLRAGVDGFFTDDPAVGRQAVDTLQR
- the ruvA gene encoding Holliday junction branch migration protein RuvA — encoded protein: MIGRIAGTLIEKNPPHLLVDCHGVGYEIDVPMSTFYNLPATGEKVALLTQQIVREDAHLLYGFGTAAERETFRQLIKISGIGARIALAVLSGMSVAELAQAVTLQEAGRLTRIPGIGKKTAERLLLELKGKLGADLGAVPGGPAVSDDAVDVLNALLALGYSDKEAAQAIKQVPAGTGVSEGIKLALKALSKG
- the ruvB gene encoding Holliday junction branch migration DNA helicase RuvB; the protein is MIETDKLAAKAVSAERLISASPASPNEEAFERALRPKLLDEYVGQEKVRGQLDIFMTAAKKRREALDHVLLFGPPGLGKTTLAHIIAREMGVNLRQTSGPVLERPGDLAALLTNLEANDVLFIDEIHRLSPVVEEILYPALEDYQIDIMIGEGPAARSVKLDLQPFTLVGATTRAGMLTNPLRDRFGIVARLEFYTPTELARIVTRSAGLLDARIAEDGALEIAKRSRGTPRIANRLLRRVRDYAEVKADGVITRAVADAALAMLDVDAVGFDLMDRKLLEAILHKFNGGPVGIDNLAAAIGEERDTIEDVLEPYLIQQGYLQRTPRGRVATASAYQHFGLGAPKAGPARDLWDNNA
- a CDS encoding histidine phosphatase family protein — encoded protein: MARTAAMPMPMPQITHIVLVRHGETDWNRERRLQGQLDVPLNAQGREQAAQLGRALAREPFDAIYASDLSRARETAQALAGEVGKAVRDDTGLRERCYGGFEGLTYAEVAERHPAEFEAWQSRVPEFAPPGGGETLAGFHARAVDAALRLIRRHPGERIALVSHGGVLDCLYRHANAMTLTEPRQHALRNASINRLSSDGHQLTVLQWGDVAHLDLLVLDEVDRRVP
- the dtd gene encoding D-aminoacyl-tRNA deacylase, yielding MIGLIQRVSQAAVRVDGRVVGEIGPGLLALVCAERGDTVAEADRLLEKLLNYRVFSDAQGKMNLPVRNIDGNGLAGGLLVVSQFTLAADTKSGTRPSFTPAAAPEVGRRLYEHFVARARQQHPIVATGEFGAMMQVSLVNDGPVTFWLQVAPQAVRAGEAETAKSA
- the tyrS gene encoding tyrosine--tRNA ligase, whose product is MTVSDASAAPAPEHNTPGKPKYPVTPEVLHAMEVTQRGCDELLIAAEWEQKLARSAATGVPLRIKLGLDPTAPDIHIGHTVVLNKMRQLQDLGHQVIFLIGDFTSTIGDPSGRNATRPPLTREQIEANAQTYYRQASMVLDPSKTEIRYNSEWCDPLGARGIIQLAAKYTVARMMERDDFTKRYKAGVPISVHEFLYPLMQGYDSVALKSDLELGGTDQKFNLLVGRELQKEYGQEPQCILTMPLLVGLDGVEKMSKSKGNYVGISEAPNEMFGKLMSISDDLMWTYYTLLSFRPLAEIDLMKQEVTLGRNPRDCKVLLAQEIIARFHSQADAERALEDFNHRARGGVPDDIPQIELSGAPIGIAQLLKQAGLCPSTSEANRNIEQGGVKIDGTVISDKGLKVEAGTFVMQVGKRRFARVVLS